In the genome of Triticum urartu cultivar G1812 chromosome 5, Tu2.1, whole genome shotgun sequence, one region contains:
- the LOC125511519 gene encoding flavin-containing monooxygenase FMO GS-OX-like 4, which translates to MDKASHATARTGDFARSPLPPMPSRRVAVIGAGPAGLVAARELLREGHSPVVFERAAGVGGTWLYDGEASAEPLGAGGVHGSLYASLRTNLPRECMGFLDFPFVADEDSVDPRRFPGHQEVLRYLQAFARWFDLHGLIRLETEVVSVRRSGDASWNVSYCRRKLAGADAGGELQEEEEQSEVFDAVVVCNGHFAEPRVAENAGIDGWPGKQLHSHSYRVPDQFHGQVVAIIGYNPSGMDISRDIAGVAKEVHVAIRAAPAGMQSTTAHANLWLHPMIDRAEEDGSVVFQDGGRVKADAIVHCTGYKYSFPFLEDDEEAGVVAVDDNRVGPLYKHVFPPRLAPRVSFIGLPFKAIPFLVFQLQSSWVAGVLSGRIELPSPKEMMQDVAAFYTDMEACGRPKRFTHDLGASMFEYKDWLVERCGLERIEEWRKAIYVAARGRVRDRPESYRDEWDDDAQLLEQAHRDLATYL; encoded by the exons ATGGACAAAGCAAGTCACGCCACGGCGAGAACAGGAGACTTTGCTCGCTCTCCTCTTCCTCCGATGCCATCGCGCCGCGTCGCCGTGATCGGCGCGGGGCCCGCGGGCCTGGTGGCGGCGCGGGAGCTGCTGCGGGAGGGCCACTCGCCAGTCGTCTTCGAGCGCGCGGCCGGCGTCGGCGGCACCTGGCTGTACGATGGCGAGGCGTCGGCGGAGCCGCTCGGCGCCGGCGGCGTCCACGGGAGCCTCTACGCGTCCCTCCGCACCAACCTTCCCCGCGAGTGCATGGGCTTCCTCGACTTCCCCTTCGTCGCCGACGAGGACTCCGTTGACCCGCGCAGGTTCCCCGGGCACCAGGAGGTGCTCCGGTACCTCCAGGCGTTCGCTCGGTGGTTCGATCTCCACGGGCTGATCCGGCTCGAGACGGAGGTGGTCAGCGTCCGGCGCAGCGGGGACGCGAGCTGGAACGTGTCGTACTGCAGGAGGAAGCTCGCCGGCGCCGACGCTGGCGGCGAActgcaggaggaggaggagcagtcGGAGGTGTTCGACGCCGTCGTCGTCTGCAACGGCCACTTCGCCGAGCCCCGCGTCGCCGAGAACGCCG GCATAGACGGCTGGCCCGGGAAGCAGCTGCACAGCCACAGCTACCGTGTGCCCGACCAGTTCCACGGCCAA GTCGTGGCGATAATAGGATACAACCCCAGCGGGATGGACATCTCAAGGGACATCGCCGGCGTGGCCAAGGAGGTCCACGTCGCCATTCGAGCGGCGCCTGCCGGGATGCAGAGCACCACTGCTCATGCCAACCTGTGGCTGCATCCCATG ATCGATCGTGCCGAGGAGGACGGCAGCGTGGTGTTCCAGGATGGCGGCCGGGTGAAGGCGGACGCCATCGTGCACTGCACTGGGTACAAGTACAGCTTCCCGTTCCTGGAGGATGACGAGGAGGCCGGTGTCGTCGCCGTCGACGACAACCGTGTCGGCCCGCTGTACAAGCACGTGTTCCCGCCGCGGCTGGCCCCTCGCGTCTCCTTCATCGGACTGCCATTCAAGGCGATCCCTTTCCTGGTGTTCCAGCTCCAGAGCAGCTGGGTGGCTGGGGTTCTGTCGGGGAGGATCGAACTCCCGTCGCCGAAGGAGATGATGCAGGATGTGGCGGCATTCTACACAGACATGGAGGCCTGTGGACGCCCTAAGAGGTTCACCCATGACCTCGGTGCAAGCATGTTCGAGTATAAGGATTGGTTGGTTGAGCGGTGCGGGCTGGAGAGGATCGAGGAGTGGAGGAAGGCGATCTATGTCGCGGCCAGAGGCAGGGTGAGGGACCGGCCCGAGAGTTATCGAGACGAGTGGGACGACGATGCCCAACTGCTAGAACAAGCGCACCGTGATCTCGCCACGTACCTCTGA